The Rhabdothermincola sediminis genome window below encodes:
- a CDS encoding pyridoxal phosphate-dependent decarboxylase family protein: MTDHPVPPEPTIKQFRERYETYAQLPPTGVPREEVLRVMREMAAEEQARWAEGYASGCVYNRDQDHIDFLIEAYAINSQSNPLHTDVWPSAVKYESEIVAMTASMLGGGHIGGGPGSPDGVCGTVSSGGSESIQLAMKTYRDYFRATKGITKPQMVVPETAHAAFDKSAQYFGIEIVHVPVGPDWRADVDAMADAVTDDTVVIVGSAPPFPHGIVDPIEELSEIARERGIGFHTDACLGGFVLPWAEKLGYDVPPFDFRLPGVTSISADTHKFGYAAKGTSVVLYRSQELRHYQYFTMTDWPGGLYCSPSFAGSRPGGLSAACWAAMVSIGEEGYLEATRRILETASTIKAGIEEMPELRLYGDPLFVIAFDSTDPALDIYRVNDAMTARGWALNPLHRPAALHLCVTQRHTQPGVAERFLGDLRAAIDWVRENPSSEGGMAPIYGMANTVPERGLVAEAMLDFMDGWYRLR, encoded by the coding sequence ATGACCGATCACCCCGTCCCCCCCGAACCGACGATCAAGCAGTTCCGCGAGCGCTACGAGACCTATGCGCAGCTCCCCCCGACCGGCGTGCCACGCGAGGAGGTGCTGCGGGTCATGCGGGAGATGGCTGCCGAGGAACAGGCGAGGTGGGCCGAGGGCTACGCCTCCGGTTGCGTCTACAACCGGGACCAGGACCACATCGACTTCCTGATCGAGGCCTACGCCATCAACTCGCAGTCCAACCCGCTGCACACCGACGTGTGGCCGAGCGCGGTGAAGTACGAGAGCGAGATCGTGGCCATGACCGCCAGCATGCTCGGGGGCGGGCACATCGGCGGTGGGCCGGGAAGCCCCGACGGGGTGTGCGGCACCGTGTCCTCCGGCGGGAGCGAGAGCATCCAGCTGGCCATGAAGACCTACCGCGACTACTTCCGGGCCACCAAGGGCATCACCAAGCCGCAGATGGTGGTCCCGGAGACCGCGCACGCGGCGTTCGACAAGTCCGCGCAGTACTTCGGCATCGAGATCGTGCACGTCCCGGTGGGTCCCGACTGGCGGGCCGACGTGGATGCCATGGCCGACGCGGTCACCGACGACACGGTGGTGATCGTCGGCTCGGCGCCGCCGTTCCCCCACGGCATCGTGGACCCCATCGAGGAGCTGTCGGAGATCGCCCGGGAGCGGGGCATCGGGTTCCACACCGACGCCTGCCTCGGAGGGTTCGTCCTGCCGTGGGCCGAGAAGCTGGGTTACGACGTCCCGCCGTTCGACTTCCGCCTGCCGGGCGTGACCTCGATCTCCGCGGACACCCACAAGTTCGGGTACGCGGCGAAGGGCACCTCGGTGGTGCTGTACCGCAGCCAGGAGCTCCGCCACTACCAGTACTTCACGATGACCGACTGGCCGGGTGGCCTGTACTGCTCACCGTCGTTCGCCGGTTCCCGCCCCGGGGGGCTCAGCGCCGCGTGCTGGGCGGCGATGGTGTCGATCGGCGAGGAGGGCTACCTCGAGGCCACCCGCCGGATCCTGGAGACCGCCTCGACCATCAAGGCCGGTATCGAGGAGATGCCGGAGCTGCGGCTCTACGGCGACCCGCTGTTCGTCATCGCCTTCGACAGCACCGACCCCGCGCTCGACATCTACCGGGTCAACGACGCCATGACCGCTCGGGGCTGGGCGCTGAACCCGCTCCACCGCCCGGCCGCGCTGCACCTGTGCGTCACCCAGCGCCACACCCAGCCCGGCGTGGCGGAGCGCTTCCTCGGCGATCTGCGTGCGGCGATCGACTGGGTGCGCGAGAACCCCTCCAGCGAGGGTGGCATGGCGCCCATCTACGGGATGGCGAACACCGTCCCCGAGCGGGGCCTGGTCGCGGAGGCGATGCTCGACTTCATGGACGGCTGGTACCGCCTGCGCTGA
- a CDS encoding TrmH family RNA methyltransferase codes for MDETSGASVTSGTTEPYGEVGVGPHPEPWPDDPRFDPELLRHGDRRNVVDRYRYWTREAIVADLDARRHPFHVAIENWQHDMNIGAVVRNANAFLAGEVHIIGRRRWNRRGAMVTDRYQHLRHHDTIEDFAGWARGEGLSVIGIDNLPGSVPLERVQLPRRCALLFGQEGPGLSGAARAACSMVCSITQFGSTRSINAGVASGIAMHTWIRQHADLPS; via the coding sequence ATGGACGAGACGAGTGGAGCGTCGGTGACGAGCGGGACGACCGAGCCGTACGGCGAGGTCGGTGTCGGGCCTCACCCCGAGCCGTGGCCGGACGACCCTCGCTTCGATCCGGAGCTGCTGCGCCACGGCGATCGCCGCAACGTCGTGGATCGCTACCGCTACTGGACGCGGGAGGCGATCGTGGCGGACCTCGATGCGCGCCGCCACCCGTTCCACGTCGCCATCGAGAACTGGCAGCACGACATGAACATCGGCGCCGTGGTCCGCAACGCCAATGCGTTCCTCGCCGGCGAGGTGCACATCATCGGTCGGCGCCGCTGGAACCGGCGGGGGGCGATGGTCACCGACCGGTACCAGCATCTTCGTCACCACGACACGATCGAGGACTTCGCCGGCTGGGCACGGGGAGAGGGGCTGTCCGTCATCGGCATCGACAACCTGCCGGGCTCGGTGCCCCTGGAGCGGGTGCAGCTGCCCCGACGGTGCGCCCTGCTCTTCGGACAGGAGGGGCCTGGTCTGTCGGGCGCGGCCCGTGCCGCGTGCTCGATGGTGTGCTCGATCACCCAGTTCGGCTCCACCCGGTCCATCAATGCCGGGGTGGCGTCGGGTATCGCCATGCACACGTGGATCCGTCAGCACGCGGACCTGCCGAGCTGA
- a CDS encoding xylulokinase — protein sequence MDGNPAPTFVLAIDLGTGGPKIALVSTEGEVIAHTVRRNGLILVPGGGVEQDPEEWWSSIVDGIGELLGRQLVPVRDIVAISITAQWMATVPVDETGTPLANAVSWMDDRGSRYVKKVTGGGLSIPTVGYNARKLRRWLQVTGGVPSRTGKDSVGHILWLKHERPGVYRDTYKFLEPMDFLNMRLTGRFAASYDSIVGHWVTDNRDLSRVAYDEELLSWTGIDRDKLPDLLPTGSVVGPITPERAKELGLGEHVQVITGTGDTSSAGIGAGAVRDFDGHLYVGTSSWLSCHVPFKKTDLLHNITSLPSGIPSRYWVATEQDVAGASLTWLIDNVLLADDALSVVDAPDDMLESLNGLAASSPPGSNGVLFFPWLNGERTPVDDHRIRGGWINLGLGTQRADLVRAVFEGVALNARWMLVYAERFAKRRFDGLTYIGGGALSPLWCQVMADVLDRPIRQAAEPRLANVRGAAFSAAVALGYLRWEDIPTRVAITETFTPDPSTRATYDRAFEAFTEYYKRTKGIFATLNRHPRGPS from the coding sequence ATGGACGGCAACCCAGCACCGACGTTCGTCCTGGCGATCGATCTCGGCACCGGCGGACCGAAGATCGCCCTGGTCTCCACCGAAGGGGAGGTCATCGCCCATACGGTCCGCCGCAATGGGTTGATCCTCGTGCCCGGCGGCGGCGTCGAGCAGGACCCGGAGGAGTGGTGGAGCTCCATCGTCGACGGCATCGGTGAGCTGCTGGGACGCCAGCTGGTTCCCGTCCGCGACATCGTGGCCATCAGCATCACCGCCCAGTGGATGGCGACGGTCCCCGTCGACGAGACGGGCACCCCGCTCGCCAACGCGGTGAGCTGGATGGACGACCGCGGCAGCCGCTACGTCAAGAAGGTGACCGGAGGTGGTCTCAGCATTCCCACGGTCGGCTACAACGCCCGCAAGCTCCGGCGGTGGCTACAGGTCACCGGTGGCGTCCCCTCCCGGACCGGGAAGGACTCGGTGGGCCACATCCTGTGGCTCAAGCACGAGCGGCCCGGCGTCTACCGCGACACATACAAGTTCCTCGAGCCGATGGACTTCCTGAACATGCGGCTGACCGGGCGGTTCGCGGCGTCCTACGACTCGATCGTCGGGCACTGGGTCACCGACAACCGTGACCTCTCACGGGTCGCCTACGACGAAGAGCTGCTGTCGTGGACCGGCATCGATCGGGACAAGCTCCCCGACCTGCTGCCGACCGGATCGGTGGTCGGTCCCATCACCCCCGAACGGGCGAAGGAGCTCGGGCTCGGTGAGCACGTGCAGGTGATCACCGGCACGGGTGACACCAGCTCGGCGGGTATCGGGGCCGGCGCGGTGCGTGACTTCGACGGCCACCTCTACGTGGGCACGTCGTCGTGGCTGTCGTGCCATGTGCCGTTCAAGAAGACCGACCTGCTCCACAACATCACCTCGCTCCCCTCCGGCATCCCCTCGCGCTACTGGGTCGCCACCGAACAGGACGTCGCGGGTGCGTCGCTGACGTGGCTGATAGACAACGTCCTGCTCGCGGACGACGCCCTCTCCGTGGTCGACGCGCCCGACGACATGCTCGAGTCACTCAACGGGCTCGCCGCGAGCTCGCCGCCGGGGAGCAACGGAGTGCTGTTCTTCCCCTGGCTGAACGGGGAGCGCACCCCGGTCGACGACCACCGCATCCGCGGGGGGTGGATCAACCTCGGCCTGGGCACCCAGCGGGCCGACCTGGTACGGGCCGTGTTCGAAGGCGTGGCGCTCAACGCCAGGTGGATGCTCGTCTACGCCGAGCGCTTCGCGAAGCGGCGCTTCGACGGCCTCACCTACATCGGCGGCGGTGCGCTCTCGCCGTTGTGGTGCCAGGTCATGGCCGACGTGCTCGACCGCCCGATCCGGCAAGCCGCCGAGCCGCGGCTCGCGAACGTGCGTGGGGCCGCGTTCTCCGCCGCGGTGGCGCTCGGGTACCTGCGATGGGAGGACATCCCGACTCGGGTGGCCATCACCGAGACGTTCACGCCCGACCCCTCCACCCGGGCCACCTACGACCGGGCCTTCGAAGCCTTCACCGAGTACTACAAGCGCACCAAAGGCATCTTCGCCACGTTGAACCGCCATCCACGAGGACCGTCATGA
- a CDS encoding HdeD family acid-resistance protein: protein MTAGMPTPSQQLALLRSSRSIALIAGVLALIGGVLVLAWPGKTIETVAIVVGIFLAVGGMAQIIDALVTHKAGTYWGLLVLRGVLDLAVGLVAVFWPAITVWALVLLIGIELILAGVVSMIAGLTVPAESGLRPHLLSRGVVSILVGIVVIAWPGATVLVVAVLLGIYLVAFGLVLLWAGYQLGKADRMAPAA from the coding sequence ATGACCGCTGGCATGCCCACTCCGTCCCAGCAGCTCGCCTTGCTCCGCAGCAGCCGCTCGATCGCGTTGATCGCCGGCGTGCTGGCCCTGATCGGGGGTGTGCTCGTGCTCGCCTGGCCGGGCAAGACCATCGAGACCGTGGCGATCGTCGTCGGCATCTTCCTCGCGGTCGGTGGCATGGCCCAGATCATCGACGCGCTCGTGACCCACAAGGCTGGTACCTACTGGGGCTTGTTGGTGTTGCGAGGCGTGCTCGACCTGGCTGTCGGCCTGGTGGCGGTCTTCTGGCCGGCGATCACCGTGTGGGCACTCGTGCTGCTGATCGGGATCGAGCTGATCCTGGCCGGCGTGGTGTCGATGATCGCCGGCCTGACGGTGCCGGCCGAGTCCGGGCTGCGCCCGCACCTGCTCTCCCGGGGCGTGGTGTCGATCCTGGTGGGGATCGTCGTGATCGCCTGGCCGGGGGCGACGGTGCTGGTCGTCGCGGTGCTCCTCGGCATCTACTTGGTGGCGTTCGGCCTCGTCCTGCTCTGGGCCGGCTACCAGCTCGGCAAGGCGGACCGCATGGCGCCCGCGGCGTGA
- a CDS encoding haloalkane dehalogenase produces the protein MESLRTPDERFTNLPGFPFEPHYVEVPDGDGGSLRVHYLDEGPPEGGIVLLMHGEPSWSYLYRKMIPVLTGAGLRAIAPDLVGFGRSDKPAHRSDYTYQRHVDWMRAALLDALDLSGVTLVCQDWGGLIGLRLVGEHPDRFARVVAANTFLPTGDNHPGEAFLAWQRFSQEVETFPVGAIVNGGCVTDLAPEVIAAYDAPFPDESYKEGARQFPVLVPTRPDDPASAANRAAWRVLERYDRPFLTAFSDLDPITAGAERVLRERIPGAAGQAHTTIEGGGHFLQEDRGEELARVVVDFVAAT, from the coding sequence ATGGAATCGTTGCGAACGCCTGACGAGCGGTTCACGAACCTGCCCGGCTTCCCCTTCGAGCCGCACTACGTGGAGGTCCCCGACGGGGATGGCGGCTCGCTCCGGGTCCACTACCTGGACGAGGGACCACCCGAGGGCGGCATCGTGCTGCTGATGCACGGCGAACCGTCGTGGTCGTACCTCTACCGCAAGATGATCCCGGTGCTGACCGGTGCCGGGCTGCGGGCGATCGCACCGGATCTGGTGGGCTTCGGACGATCCGACAAGCCGGCCCACCGCAGCGACTACACCTACCAGCGCCACGTGGACTGGATGCGCGCCGCGCTCCTCGACGCCCTGGACCTGTCGGGGGTCACCCTGGTGTGCCAGGACTGGGGCGGGCTGATCGGTCTGCGCCTCGTCGGTGAGCATCCCGATCGCTTCGCCCGGGTGGTGGCCGCCAACACGTTCCTTCCCACTGGCGACAACCACCCTGGTGAGGCATTCCTGGCGTGGCAGCGCTTCTCGCAGGAGGTCGAGACGTTCCCGGTGGGTGCGATCGTCAACGGCGGCTGTGTCACCGACCTGGCACCGGAGGTGATCGCCGCGTACGACGCACCGTTCCCGGACGAGTCCTACAAGGAAGGGGCGCGCCAGTTCCCGGTGCTGGTGCCCACCCGGCCCGATGATCCCGCGTCCGCTGCCAACCGCGCCGCTTGGCGGGTGCTCGAAAGGTACGACCGGCCGTTCCTCACCGCGTTCAGCGACCTCGACCCCATCACTGCGGGTGCCGAGCGAGTCCTTCGCGAGCGCATCCCGGGTGCCGCCGGTCAGGCGCACACCACCATCGAGGGTGGGGGCCACTTCCTCCAGGAGGACCGGGGCGAGGAGCTGGCCCGGGTCGTGGTGGATTTCGTGGCTGCCACCTGA
- a CDS encoding TetR/AcrR family transcriptional regulator: MNSSGRPSTRETRLPAGPGKVDGRIARSIRTRTAIIDAMLALIEEGDLQPTAARVAERADISERLIYHHFDDLEALLAAVAERQSERVVERVRPIDAARALPERIDELVEQRAALFEWITPFRRAAMLHEPFSPALRERRDQVLAHNRRQLTEVFRPELRALPVGARRELLAALDATTSWAWWDTVRSAGLSAAAARRAMHRTIAALLA; the protein is encoded by the coding sequence ATGAACTCTTCGGGACGCCCCTCGACACGGGAAACCCGGCTTCCTGCAGGGCCCGGCAAGGTCGATGGCCGGATCGCCCGATCGATCCGGACCCGCACCGCCATCATCGACGCGATGCTGGCGCTCATCGAGGAGGGGGACCTGCAGCCGACCGCGGCGCGGGTCGCCGAGCGAGCCGACATCTCCGAACGGCTCATCTACCACCACTTCGACGATCTCGAGGCGCTCCTGGCGGCGGTGGCAGAGCGCCAGAGCGAGCGGGTGGTCGAGCGTGTCAGGCCGATCGACGCGGCACGCGCGCTCCCCGAGCGCATCGACGAGCTGGTCGAGCAGCGGGCGGCCCTGTTCGAGTGGATCACCCCCTTCCGCCGGGCCGCGATGCTGCACGAGCCGTTCTCACCGGCACTGCGGGAGCGCCGCGACCAGGTGCTCGCGCACAACCGGCGCCAGCTCACCGAGGTGTTCCGTCCCGAGCTGCGCGCGCTGCCGGTCGGGGCACGGCGGGAGCTGCTGGCAGCACTCGATGCCACCACCAGCTGGGCATGGTGGGATACCGTGCGCAGCGCTGGACTGTCGGCTGCGGCCGCCCGGCGGGCGATGCACCGCACGATCGCCGCGTTGCTGGCCTGA
- a CDS encoding ABC1 kinase family protein, which yields MTSSANPSMPRVHPRRLPETTGRQLRSRALQIGRVAARHFAPLAYRGLRKRPLPDNAFARPLRLTFEELGTTFLKYGQLIGSAPGVFGEEFAEEFRSCLDTGPVVPLEQVRATIEDELGMALEDAFADFDPDPIGRASIAVVHRARTHDGEEVAVKVLRPGIERRVAIDLDLFQPLLEIVARQTGDQMAGSLLQMFDGFRQQLGEELDLRNEARAMIHYRGLLEQVDLPLVTVPAVFPELSSSRVLTMEFLDGVPVDDLAAIEKLGIDPRPVVQQVVQGFLLTAIRWGNFHGDVHAGNLLLLRDGRIGVIDWGIVGRLDPETHFFFRRLIQGALGDETCWTDIADHLTRMVGPALREGLGLEGDELVQFCRTMMEPLLTAPFGEVSLAAILNAPQEQLARAKGIEAHDRSIRSIARRFREQRRVRAQVEAHGLVASDWDRSTFLLTKQLMYFERYGKMYLSDVSIFHDRAFFEKVLAEPVG from the coding sequence GTGACGTCGAGCGCGAACCCATCCATGCCCCGGGTGCATCCCCGGCGGCTCCCGGAGACCACCGGTCGCCAGCTGCGGAGCAGGGCGCTCCAGATCGGCCGGGTGGCGGCCAGGCACTTCGCTCCCCTCGCCTATCGCGGGCTGCGCAAGCGCCCGCTGCCCGACAACGCGTTCGCCCGCCCGCTGCGCCTGACGTTCGAGGAGCTCGGCACGACCTTCCTCAAGTACGGGCAGCTCATCGGTTCCGCCCCGGGGGTGTTCGGTGAGGAGTTCGCGGAGGAGTTCCGCTCCTGCCTCGACACCGGGCCGGTCGTGCCGCTCGAGCAGGTGCGGGCCACGATCGAGGACGAGCTCGGGATGGCGCTGGAGGATGCCTTCGCGGACTTCGACCCCGATCCGATAGGGCGGGCGTCGATCGCGGTGGTCCACCGGGCCCGCACCCACGACGGCGAGGAGGTGGCGGTCAAGGTCCTCCGTCCCGGCATCGAGCGCCGGGTGGCGATCGACCTCGACCTGTTCCAGCCGTTGCTCGAGATCGTCGCTCGCCAGACCGGCGACCAGATGGCCGGCTCGCTGCTCCAGATGTTCGACGGGTTCCGCCAGCAGCTCGGCGAGGAACTCGACCTGCGCAACGAAGCCCGGGCGATGATCCACTACCGCGGGTTGCTGGAGCAGGTCGATCTGCCGCTGGTGACCGTACCGGCGGTGTTCCCCGAACTGTCGAGCTCGCGGGTGCTCACCATGGAGTTCCTCGACGGGGTGCCGGTCGACGACCTGGCCGCCATCGAGAAGCTGGGCATCGATCCACGGCCGGTGGTGCAGCAGGTGGTGCAGGGATTCCTGCTCACCGCCATCCGGTGGGGCAACTTCCACGGCGACGTGCACGCCGGCAACCTGTTGCTGCTGCGCGATGGCCGCATCGGGGTGATCGACTGGGGCATCGTCGGCCGGCTCGACCCGGAGACCCATTTCTTCTTCCGGCGCCTCATCCAGGGTGCGCTCGGCGACGAGACCTGCTGGACCGACATCGCCGATCACCTCACCCGGATGGTGGGACCGGCGCTGAGGGAGGGGCTCGGCCTCGAAGGCGACGAGCTGGTGCAGTTCTGCCGGACCATGATGGAGCCGTTGCTCACCGCCCCGTTCGGCGAGGTCAGCCTGGCGGCGATCCTGAACGCCCCGCAGGAGCAGTTGGCGAGGGCGAAGGGCATCGAGGCCCACGACCGCTCCATCCGGTCCATCGCCCGTCGCTTCCGGGAGCAGCGGCGGGTGCGAGCACAGGTCGAGGCGCACGGCCTGGTGGCGTCGGACTGGGATCGGAGCACGTTCCTGCTCACCAAGCAGCTCATGTACTTCGAGCGGTACGGGAAGATGTACCTCTCGGACGTCTCGATCTTCCACGATCGGGCGTTCTTCGAGAAGGTTCTCGCCGAGCCCGTCGGGTGA